The genome window TGAGCGACACGACCTTCGCTGCGCGCGGCGACAAGACGGACATCGAGACAGGTACGGAATTCCAGCCCAAATTCGACGCGGACGGCCTGATCGCCTGCGTCGTCACGGATGCCGATGACGGCTGCGTGCTGATGGTTGGATACATGAATGCGGAGGCCCTCGCCCGCACGCTTGAAACCGGCGAAGCCTGGTACTGGAGCCGGTCCCGCCAAAATTTCTGGAAAAAGGGCGAAACTTCCGGTCAGGTTCAACAGGTTGTCGAGCTTCTGACCGACTGCGACCAGGACGCGCTCGTCCTCAAGGTCAGGGTGGCGGGCAATGGCGCCACCTGCCACGTCGGATACCGGTCTTGCTTCTATCGCCGGCTTTCGAAGACGCAGGACGGGTCAGTCCGGCTGGAATCGACGGGCGATGCGCGGGTCTATGATCCCGATGTCGTCTATGGCCGGAAGAGCTAGGAAAGACCTGCCGTCTCGCGCTCGCGGCCCTCGCGGCCTGACTGCACACGCTCCTCCGCGCGCTGCGGCCGGAACGGGTGCGCCGGGACCCGTTGCCCGTTGTTCCCTGAAATTGCGTGAGGCGCGACCTTCGGCGCGGGCCTGCGTCCTCAGGCGGCGCGAGTGACGGGAACGGTCCACCAGGGATCCCCGGTCTGCCGGCGTCTCGCCGGCTCCCGGGACGAAAAGCGGCACGCACATCTGCGCGTGCCGGGTCTCGGCCCCGCCGTGTCTCGTCATCTCAACGCACACGTCACATCAAAGGGTGTTGCGCCGGTGCTTCACAGACCCCTCAGGTCATGGCTATGTAATTGCGCATGTCCTCTGCCTCGCGCTCGATCTGCGCCATGCGGTGCTTCACCGCGTCGCCGATCGAGATCAGTCCGGCGAGTTTGCCGTCCTGAACCACAGGCACATGGCGAAAGCGGCCGCCCGTCATCCGCGCCATGACCGAGTTCACGGTCTCCTGCACCTCGCAGGTAACCACCGATGACGTCATGAAATCGGAAACCGGCCGGTCGAGGGCATTCACCCCGTCCTGCGAAATCACCCGCACCACATCGCGCTCGGAGATAATCCCCTCGATCCCGCCGCCCTCGGCGGTGATCAC of Stappia sp. ES.058 contains these proteins:
- the hisI gene encoding phosphoribosyl-AMP cyclohydrolase; this translates as MSDTTFAARGDKTDIETGTEFQPKFDADGLIACVVTDADDGCVLMVGYMNAEALARTLETGEAWYWSRSRQNFWKKGETSGQVQQVVELLTDCDQDALVLKVRVAGNGATCHVGYRSCFYRRLSKTQDGSVRLESTGDARVYDPDVVYGRKS
- a CDS encoding CBS domain-containing protein; its protein translation is MTVASILNQKGRDVVTERAGTSMREICSILGTRRIGAIVITAEGGGIEGIISERDVVRVISQDGVNALDRPVSDFMTSSVVTCEVQETVNSVMARMTGGRFRHVPVVQDGKLAGLISIGDAVKHRMAQIEREAEDMRNYIAMT